atGAAGGCTTAAACAGCCAACCACCGgtgacaccaccaccagGAACAAAAGGGACAACAACATCACCACCGTGTTGTAACGGCCAACACACCAAGTATGCGTTAGTGTTATTTTTCATGGAAACGATAACAACTACAATAACGACGAACCACTTCGTATGTTGTAAAGAAGACACTACCGCCGATGGAAATCCACGTTACGCGAGGAACTGCACCGCGGAAGAATCGCTGCATGGGCCCCCACCTATCCGTTGGGCGCGGTACTTCATGAAGTAACTCCTGAAGCGCACCACACACCACTGAAAGTTTTTTTGGGCGCCCCGCCCTCGGGTTGCTTACCTGTCCGAGCATAATGCGCGTCTTCAGAAGGTCTAGCGGTGTTGTAATAAATGCGGCGGTAGCGCCTCCTAATGCGCCACATAGTGGTAAGTAATGGGGTCGTCTGTCTGTGTGCAGTGCCACTTTGAGTGCCTCATAGCACAACATCTGTATGACAGCGAAAGGGACATCACGTAGCAGCATGACAGGTATCCCACTGAGAAGGTTCGGAATACCTCGTACTCGCATGCT
This region of Trypanosoma brucei gambiense DAL972 chromosome 10, complete sequence genomic DNA includes:
- a CDS encoding mitochondrial carrier protein, putative — its product is MDSFVAGAAAGLVVDFTLYPIDTIKTRLQSRDGFRCAGGFVGVYRGLSAVAIGSVPSGAAFFVGYDLTKRALLGEDDGQSDVTYAGRKQWQLASQATAAVVGETTASCIRVPIEMLKQRLQAGQHRNLRSALVHITHGVTPGVATDTAPTSMRVRGIPNLLSGIPVMLLRDVPFAVIQMLCYEALKVALHTDRRPHYLPLCGALGGATAAFITTPLDLLKTRIMLGQVSNPRAGRPKKLSVVCGALQELLHEVPRPTDRWGPMQRFFRGAVPRVTWISIGGSVFFTTYEVVRRYCSCYRFHEK